In the Granulosicoccus antarcticus IMCC3135 genome, GCTATGCCCAATACCACTCCTATAGCCAGTCCGCCTGCAAACAGCCTTGCAATGGAGGTGCCGGTCATCCAGCCGTAGATGATGAAGGTAATGGAAGGCGGAATGAGCAAGGCTGTCTCGGCACTGGCCACCACCAACCCGAGGCTGAAGCGTTCGGAAAAACCACTGGCCCGCATTTCCGGATAGACCATGCGTCCCATGGCTGCAACTGTGGCAGGGGCAGAGCCGGATACAGAGCCAAAGGCCATCGAACCGCCGATAACCGTATGCCCCATGCCGCCGCGTGAATGGCCGATCAGGGTTTTTACCAGATGAATGAGACGGCTGGCGATCTGTCCTGAGCCCATCAGCTCTGCAGCCAGTATGAAAAACGGGATGGCGAGCAGGGTCGAATGATTGATGCCACCCACCATCTTCTGAATGATGGCGACATCGGGCATGCTTGCGTAGAACAGGGTTTTGCTGGCAAGAGCGGGTATCAGCAAGACGAGAAACATCTCGAATCCCAGTACCAGTAGTGCCAGAGCCAGCAGTATGACCAGAACTATCATGGAGTCGGTGTTGTAGTTGAAGCGGATGTCATTGCTGATTCATCCGTGATACGGCGATTGGATACCCCCAGCAGGCTGAGTAGATAACGCAAGGCCAGAATGAAAAAGCCTGCCAGTGGCGCGCTGTATATCCAGCCCATCGGTATATCCAGAGTCGGACTGCGCTGGCCTGTGGCCAGTACAAACACGACCAGTTTCCATGAAAGGTAGGCCATGTATAGCGAAGCCAGCAGACCGATCAAGTCAATAAGTCGATACAAGGCCGTACGCAGAGGGAGGGGCAGTTTGTCACGCATACTGTCGATGCTGACATGCCTGCCGCGCTCCAGGGCAAGTCCAAGACCGCCGAATACCAGAAAGAGGTTCAGCAGGCGGACTGCCTCTTCAGTCCATGCCAGATCACTGGCAAACTGAGGTGCCAGCGTACGCACCACAATGTTGGCAAAGAACAGTGCAACCATGGTCAGAAAAACACTGACCAGGAAGCCTCGTTCAAGGGTGCGCAGTAATGACAGCGGGTTCACCGATGATTGATCACTGTGATTTTTCTGATCATTTACAGTGCGTCGTAAGCGCTGTCGTAAACATCCATAAGAGCCTTGCCATCCTCGCCCGCACGATCGATATAGGCTGCACGAGCCTTGTCGAACATCAGGCCACGCAAAGTGCTTCGTTCTTCTTCGCTGATCTTGCGCACTGAGATATCGCTCTGGCTGATGTCATCCAGAGCCGCTTTGACGGCCTGCGCCTTGTGAGCGGTGAGTGCGGGGACAACCGTGTGGAAAGCATCAGTGATGATCGCCTGATTCTGGGCTCCTATGCTGTCCCACCAGCCCGGATTGAACAGGACCACATCTTCCATGGCACCGTGACCCGATAGCACCAGATATTTCTGTACTTCGAAGAATTTCATGCGCTGGATAGTATCCAGTGGATTTTCCTGACCGTCGACGACGCCTGTTTGCAAGGAGGTGTAGAGCTCACTGAAAGGCAGAGCAATGGCACTGGCTCCCAGAGCATCGAACTGTTCGATGAGGATTTTGGAATCCATGACGCGAAACTTCTGTCCACCGAATGCGGCAATATTGTCCAGCGATTTGTTGGAGGTAAAGTGCTTGCGGCCATTTGGCCACAAGGCGATGGCTTTCACACCTTTGGCATCAAAAGAGTGCAGCAATGCTTCGCCGAAAGGCCCATCTCGCAGGGATTGTGCGGCCAGCTCGTCGGATGGCAGCAGGAAGGGAATATCGAGAATGGAGACAGTGGAATTGAAGCCACCCAGAAATGCTGCTGGTGAGACAGTGGCTTCCAGTGTGCCTAGTTGCACGCCTTCGGTCATCTCTCTCTGTCCGCCCAGTTGTCCTTGAGGGAACAGCTGAAATTCCACGGCACCGTCACTTTTCTGGGCAACGATGGCGGCGACTTTTTCCAGATAGACATGGCGGGACTGCTGATCGGATTCCAGGTGTCCGATACGTGCTGTGAATTCAGCAGCCATCACACTGCCGGAAAGCTGTGCACTCAGCATGAAAAAAGCGAGCGTAGCCAATGGCTTGCGGATAAATTTCCGTCGTGAAGTCATGTTTCGAATTTCCGAATGAGAGAAGGCGCAGAGGTAGACCGGCCAGAATAATGCGCTGGCGGTCTACCCAGGGTGCCTCAACCTAAACAGAGTGACGGAATTTTTCAAGTGGCTTGTGCGGTGCTCGGGGGCAGACTTGCCGCATGATTCAGCTCATCTGTCATTTGTCGGTCACGATCAGCTTTAGATGTTGAAAAGCCTGCCAGTAGCTGGTAGGCGACCGGCGTGAGGAACAATGTGAAGAAGGTCGCAATCCCCAGACCACCCACAATGACCCAGCCTAATGCTTCGCGGGCTTCGGCTCCTGCACCTGAAGCCAATACCAAGGGCACGCCGCCGAGCACGGTCGAGAACAGCGTCATGGTGACGGGCCGCAGGCGAATAGTGGCGGCTTCCAGAGCGGCCTGTTTGACGCTCATGCCCGAGTCGCGCAGCTGATTGGCGAACTCGACAATCAGAATGCCGTTCTTGGCCATGATGCCCACCAGCAATACAAGTCCGATCTGACTGTAGACATTGAGACTGGTGCCGGTCAGGTACAAAGCGAACACGGCACTGGCCAGACCAAATGGCACGGTGAACATGATGATCAGACTACTGACGAAACTTTCAAATTGTGCCGCGAGCACCAGAAAAACGATGATGATCGCAAAACCGAAAGTCAGGACCAGGCCGCTTGAGGTCTCATTCAAGGTGGCAGCTTCCGCCAATGGCATCAGGCGCATGTCGTCACTGAGCAGCGGCTGGGCCAGTCTATCCAGCTCCTGCATGGCGCTTCGCAGCGGGAACTCGGGTGTCAGTCCAGCGGTTATGGTAACTGAGCGCGAGCGTGATTCACGCGGTAGGGAAGGGGCTATTGCCGACTCTGTGAGAGTGGCTATAGTGGACATCGGTACAATACGGCCGTCCGAGGTTTTAAGAAACAGGTTGGCAAGATCAGTCGGGTCGTTGACGGGTTGAGTGGTGGACAGTAGTTTTACTGCCACGGCACGATCTTCTATGAAAACATCACCAATCTCGCGTCCATCCAGTACCGATTGCATGGCTGAGGCCAGACCATCGATAGGAATGCCCAGATCGGCTGCCCGTTCCCGATCGATGCTGATGGACAACTGAGCCTGGTTGGTCTCGTAATCCAGCTCCACCCGGCCAAAGCGCGGATCCTGTTCCAGGCGTTGCACTATCTGATCAGCCTTGTCTGCCAACGTGCCGTAGTTGTTACCCGCCAGTGCGACCTTCAAACCTGAACCTGCACCCCGGATACCCAGACTGTTTGGCTGAATGGCGAAGGCACGGACGCTGGGGATTGCCCTCAGCCCCTTGTTTATTTCATCAACGATTTCCTGTTGCGAACGCTCGCGCTCATCCCAAGGTGCCAGAGTGACAACCATGAAGCCACTGTTGCTACTGCCGCCTCGACCGGCAATGGAAAAGACGTTTTCAGCTTCGCCCTTGTCCACCAGAGGTTGGACGATGGCTTCTATCTTGCGGATCTGAGCAGCGGTATAGTCCAGGCTGACACCTTGCGGTGCCGAGATTCTGAGCAAGGCAACAGAGCGATCTTCTCTGGGCACCAGCTCCTCGGGAACAGAGGCCAGAGTGAACCATGCCAGAGTGCCGATCAGTAGACTGAGGGCCACCACCAGAAGCGGGAAGCGCAAGCACTGCACCAGAATGGCCTTGTAGAGATTGGCGCAAAACAGACCAAATCGTCGTACCGGATTCCGTGGCCCGGACAATGCGGAATTGTTGTCTTTAGCCTTGCGCGAGTCCTTTAATAATTTGGATGCCAGCATAGGGCAGAGTGTCAATGCCACCAGCGATGAAATCGTAACGGCAATGGCGAGCACGAAACCGAACTCACGGAACAGGCCGCCTGCGGTACCGGGCAGAAAAGACAAGGGAATGAAGACGGCAGCCAGCACCGCTGTGGTGGTGATGACCGCAAAGAATACCTGGCGGGTGCCGATAACGGCCGCAGCCTTGGGGCCCGCGCCATCATTACGCCGGTTGACGATATTCTCCAAAACGACGATGGCATCGTCCACCACCATGCCGGTTGCCAGCAGCAGCGCGAGCAGCGTGAGTATGTTTATCGAGAAGCCGGCTAGCCAGATACCCCCCACGGTACCGATCAGGGCAACCGGTAAGGTGATGGCCGGAATCAAGGTCGCGCGCCAGTTGAGAAGGAACAGATAGATGATGGAGATGACAATGGCGATGGCCAGCGCCATAGAGAGCAGCACCTCCTTGATGGAGCCTCGAATGAACACCGCATCGTCACTGGTTACCCGGATATCCATGCCTTCCGGCAATGTGGTATTGAGGCGCTCTGTCAGGGCGTGAATATCGCTGGAGATCTCCAGTGTGTTGGAGCCAGCCTGGCGGATGATGCCCATGCCGATGCCCGTCCGTCCATTGGCCCGCAACGAACTGCTGCCAACATCAGCGCCTAGAGTCACGGTTGCAATATCACCGATGCGGGTACGTTCGTCGATCAGTACCATCTGGAACTGCTCGGCCGTCTGGATGGTCGCACTGGCTCGCACGGACAGATCCTGAGTATCACTTGACAGAGAGCCTGCCGGGGTATCGAAAGCGGCGTCGGACAGTGTGTTGGCCAGATCGGCAATACTCAGACCTCGACTTGCCAGCTTGGACTGATCGACATCGATGCGAAACACCTGTTCGCGATCGCCATAGACTTGCACATCGGCTACGCCGTTGATGGCGGTGAAATTGTCGACGATCTGGTTCTCGACAATGATTGTCATTTCCTCAGCGGACAGATGATCTGAAGTGACGGCCAGTCGAATGACCGCCTCAGCATCACTGTCGGCTTTGACGATCCGGGGGTCATCGATATCATCAGGCAGGTCTCGTGAGACGCGAGCTATGGCATCTCTCATGTCGGAGGCTGCGACATCCAGATTTACCGATTCCTGAAAGTCCACTGTGACTCGGCTGCTGCCAAAGGAGGAGGAGGAGGAAATGGATTTAACGCCGGCAACCCGTCCTGCAGCCGATTCGATAACAGCCGTTATTTCCCGATCCACCGTTTCGGGGGCTGCACCGGTATAGGTTGTGGAGATACTGATAACCGGGCTGTCTACTGCCGGCAGCTCCCGAATTTCCACCCCGACAATAGCGGCCAGGCCCGCAACGATAATCAGCAGACTGAGCACCGTGGCCAGTACCGGTCGGCGCACGAACAGGGCGGTTATGTCGTCTTTCTCTGCTCCATTGTCAGCCACTTGATTCTGTGTCGGGCTGTTCATGGTCTGGCAGCTGTGGTTGAAGCCTCGCTTTCGATCTCAGGCTTCTTGCGCTCGTCTGGTGGCCTCTTGCCGGCACCGCCTTGAACGCGTACCTCGGCCCCGGCTCTGAGTGATAAAAGACCTTCAGTAATCACTTGATCTCCGGCGACCAGTTCACTGGCTACCAGCACAGACTCGGGGTTACGCTGAATGATCTGAACCGGCATACGCTCAACCTTGTTATCAACCAGGCGCCAGACAAACGAGCCTGTTGAGTCCCACTGCACCGCGAGTGGATCAACGGCTGGATAGTTCTGGCCTGCAAAGTTCAGCGTCAGATTGAACGACATGCCTGGTCGCAGACTATCGTTCTGATTATCCAGCTGTGCCTCTATGGGCAGGGTACGACTGTCGCTCTCAACCCGGCTACCGATTGCGGTGATGAGTCCGGCATGGTTACGTGAAGGGTTGGCCTGAGCGGTCGCTCTGACTTCCTGCCCAACCGCGATCTGACTTGCAAAGCGTTCAGGAACCCAGAATTCGACAATGATCGTTGAGCGATCATCAATGGTCACGATTTCAGACTGGGTGGTGACATAGTTACCCGAATCGACTGTTGTCAATCCGACGATACCTGCAATCGGTGCCTTGATGCTGCGACGGGCCAACGTCAGTTCGGCTTCGCGCAGGGCCAGTTCAGCATCGGCCAGGTCGGCACGCGTGCGAATCAGTTCTGCCTCTGTCGTCGTTCTCGTACGGTACAGTTTGGCTAATCGAGCTTCATCCACGGCTGCATTTTCAGCGGTGCGGGCGGCACGGTCTCGGGCTATCAGTTGTACATCATCGTCAAGGAGTGCCAGTACGTCGTTCTTTGCAACCCGTTGTCCGGATCTGACCAGAATATCGGTCAGCAGTCCGCCGGATAATGGGACCACGCTGACTGAGGCCAGTGCCTTACCATTGCCTATGGCCTGTAGACGATCATTGATGGTTGCATTGACAACTGGGCGAGCCACTACCAATGCAGCGGGTGGAGCGCCTCTGCCAGTGGCACCGCCTCGACCTTGCGCCGCAGAGTCTGCGCCCGCTTGTGGTGCGTTACCGGCGTCTGCTACGTTATCTGACTGTTGCCACCAGATAAAGCCTGCCGCAATCAGCAAGGCTGCCATGCCGCCCAGTTTCCAAGACTTCATATTGATCGAAACTCTTACGTTGTCAAATACGTTGATAAAGGCCTGGTCATATTAACGGCCAGGCGAACATATTCTGCAAAATACCGCGTTTAGAAAAAGGGTCCTGCAACTGATGTCGTGCCTGGGCAATTAGACCGGGGTTTTAGCAGAAGTTTCCTATACCCATGTCCGTTTGCGCGCACAGACACAGACTGATACGAAACGAGAATACCACTAGCGTCAGGTGGGGATTTTTTTGTCGCGTCACGGCTTGTAACGACTTGTAACAACGCAGGTTTGCGCGCAGCACACACTCTGGTAGAGACCAGGCTGTAGTTGTTTGATGGATATGCAACAACGGACTTTGCCGGAGTCGGAGACAAGGAGTCGATCGGTTCCTGATGACGATGATCAGACTGGGGTTTGTCGAATACGGTGCAGCAGGGAGGATTCGGATGAATCAGCCGTGGTGAGTGGTCAGCGCATGTTCTGAAAAGTCTTGCTCTACCGCCACCGGTAATGGTGGCGGCAGCTAGTCAATGGATAGTGCAACAATCAATATTGCCTATCCGATTGGTCTGTTGGTTCAACCGTACCAGGGGCCACGCATCACTTTGATGTCGGCGTTTGCCGCATTTACCAGCTTTTCGAAAGCGTCAATATCGCTGCCCTTGTAATGATAAGGGTAGACCGCTGCGGGGGCAAAATCAGCCACGCCCTCGGCGGCCTGTTCCACACCCATGGTGTAGGGCAGGTTCATTGGCACGAATGCCAGTTGAATATCGCTCAAGCCTCGCATCTCTGGTGTTGCTTCGGTATCTGCGGCAATATAGACGCGCATGCCGTCCACGGTCAGTAGATAGCCGTTGTCACGACCCTTGGGATGATACTTCAGGCGTTCTTCCGTCAGATTGTATGCAGGAATTGCTTCGATACCCACCTTCAGAATTTCAGTCGAATCACCATTGCCAATAGCGCTGGCACGTTCTTTCAGCTCGCCGGGCAACATCTCCAGTACCGCAGGATTGGTCAGCAATTGTGTGTTCTCGCCCATTAGAGCGTTGAGGGTATCGACATCATAATGATCACTGTGCTCATGGGTAATCAGGATCAAATCAGCCGCGGGCAGCTGTGAATACAGCTCAGCGCCACCCACCGGATCGTTATAGATTACGCCGCCAGGTGTTTGCAGAACAAATGAGGCGTGGGATACGGGGTGCACTGATACAGAGCCATTCGCAGTGTTGAAGGTGTCTGCAGCTGCATCCTGTGCGAAAACCATGCGCGAGAGAGGGGAGGCGGCATAAAGCCCGCCCAAGGTCGTCATGCCGATCTTCAGTGCATTTCTTCGACTGATACTCATTTTTCTGATCCTGTTATTCAATTCAAGACTGGAGTGTGACACTTGCCTGTGCTTATACGTTCACTTTGAAAATCAGACTTCAACTGTCGCAGGGTCGCAGGGTCGCAGGGTCGTATGTTTGTCTGTTCTATTTGATGGTGAGGCCTCTTGGCGTATTGCACAGACACTCAACACCCGTGTCTGTAATAAGAATAGGCTCTGTTACCTCGACCCCACCATCGTCGAGCCAGAGTGCCGGCATGAAATGAAATGTCATGCCAGCTTGCAGGATGCTCTGGTCATCTCGTCGAAATGACAT is a window encoding:
- a CDS encoding TRAP transporter small permease, with amino-acid sequence MNPLSLLRTLERGFLVSVFLTMVALFFANIVVRTLAPQFASDLAWTEEAVRLLNLFLVFGGLGLALERGRHVSIDSMRDKLPLPLRTALYRLIDLIGLLASLYMAYLSWKLVVFVLATGQRSPTLDIPMGWIYSAPLAGFFILALRYLLSLLGVSNRRITDESAMTSASTTTPTP
- a CDS encoding TRAP transporter substrate-binding protein; the encoded protein is MTSRRKFIRKPLATLAFFMLSAQLSGSVMAAEFTARIGHLESDQQSRHVYLEKVAAIVAQKSDGAVEFQLFPQGQLGGQREMTEGVQLGTLEATVSPAAFLGGFNSTVSILDIPFLLPSDELAAQSLRDGPFGEALLHSFDAKGVKAIALWPNGRKHFTSNKSLDNIAAFGGQKFRVMDSKILIEQFDALGASAIALPFSELYTSLQTGVVDGQENPLDTIQRMKFFEVQKYLVLSGHGAMEDVVLFNPGWWDSIGAQNQAIITDAFHTVVPALTAHKAQAVKAALDDISQSDISVRKISEEERSTLRGLMFDKARAAYIDRAGEDGKALMDVYDSAYDAL
- a CDS encoding efflux RND transporter permease subunit; its protein translation is MNSPTQNQVADNGAEKDDITALFVRRPVLATVLSLLIIVAGLAAIVGVEIRELPAVDSPVISISTTYTGAAPETVDREITAVIESAAGRVAGVKSISSSSSFGSSRVTVDFQESVNLDVAASDMRDAIARVSRDLPDDIDDPRIVKADSDAEAVIRLAVTSDHLSAEEMTIIVENQIVDNFTAINGVADVQVYGDREQVFRIDVDQSKLASRGLSIADLANTLSDAAFDTPAGSLSSDTQDLSVRASATIQTAEQFQMVLIDERTRIGDIATVTLGADVGSSSLRANGRTGIGMGIIRQAGSNTLEISSDIHALTERLNTTLPEGMDIRVTSDDAVFIRGSIKEVLLSMALAIAIVISIIYLFLLNWRATLIPAITLPVALIGTVGGIWLAGFSINILTLLALLLATGMVVDDAIVVLENIVNRRNDGAGPKAAAVIGTRQVFFAVITTTAVLAAVFIPLSFLPGTAGGLFREFGFVLAIAVTISSLVALTLCPMLASKLLKDSRKAKDNNSALSGPRNPVRRFGLFCANLYKAILVQCLRFPLLVVALSLLIGTLAWFTLASVPEELVPREDRSVALLRISAPQGVSLDYTAAQIRKIEAIVQPLVDKGEAENVFSIAGRGGSSNSGFMVVTLAPWDERERSQQEIVDEINKGLRAIPSVRAFAIQPNSLGIRGAGSGLKVALAGNNYGTLADKADQIVQRLEQDPRFGRVELDYETNQAQLSISIDRERAADLGIPIDGLASAMQSVLDGREIGDVFIEDRAVAVKLLSTTQPVNDPTDLANLFLKTSDGRIVPMSTIATLTESAIAPSLPRESRSRSVTITAGLTPEFPLRSAMQELDRLAQPLLSDDMRLMPLAEAATLNETSSGLVLTFGFAIIIVFLVLAAQFESFVSSLIIMFTVPFGLASAVFALYLTGTSLNVYSQIGLVLLVGIMAKNGILIVEFANQLRDSGMSVKQAALEAATIRLRPVTMTLFSTVLGGVPLVLASGAGAEAREALGWVIVGGLGIATFFTLFLTPVAYQLLAGFSTSKADRDRQMTDELNHAASLPPSTAQAT
- a CDS encoding efflux RND transporter periplasmic adaptor subunit; this encodes MKSWKLGGMAALLIAAGFIWWQQSDNVADAGNAPQAGADSAAQGRGGATGRGAPPAALVVARPVVNATINDRLQAIGNGKALASVSVVPLSGGLLTDILVRSGQRVAKNDVLALLDDDVQLIARDRAARTAENAAVDEARLAKLYRTRTTTEAELIRTRADLADAELALREAELTLARRSIKAPIAGIVGLTTVDSGNYVTTQSEIVTIDDRSTIIVEFWVPERFASQIAVGQEVRATAQANPSRNHAGLITAIGSRVESDSRTLPIEAQLDNQNDSLRPGMSFNLTLNFAGQNYPAVDPLAVQWDSTGSFVWRLVDNKVERMPVQIIQRNPESVLVASELVAGDQVITEGLLSLRAGAEVRVQGGAGKRPPDERKKPEIESEASTTAARP
- a CDS encoding MBL fold metallo-hydrolase, translating into MSISRRNALKIGMTTLGGLYAASPLSRMVFAQDAAADTFNTANGSVSVHPVSHASFVLQTPGGVIYNDPVGGAELYSQLPAADLILITHEHSDHYDVDTLNALMGENTQLLTNPAVLEMLPGELKERASAIGNGDSTEILKVGIEAIPAYNLTEERLKYHPKGRDNGYLLTVDGMRVYIAADTEATPEMRGLSDIQLAFVPMNLPYTMGVEQAAEGVADFAPAAVYPYHYKGSDIDAFEKLVNAANADIKVMRGPWYG